The genomic interval GTTACTGATATTTATGAGAGAATCTCTCAACTACTTGAGAATATCTCAACAACCTTATAATAtctaggctaattaggatttttgccacaaattatgcccctgaacttttctagccattaaaaattctcctgaactattgagattgttagatttaaggacttttgtctaatttcattgaattttactattttagtgattatttatgtactaaaccatactccctagactttgatatctaccaaatcatgtccctcgaaCTTTTACATGTACTAAataatgccccctgaactttcatccatgttagactttttttactaacttttcaaattagatatttacctatcgaatcaattaaataattaattaacccaAAAAGATAAACTAAGCCTACCTTGTCTCTAGGATAAGGTTGGTGTCTTTTGTCCTCACAACTTTTGTCTCAACAAATATTGTCTTGACAAATTTTTTCTTAACAATTTTTGccttttccctatttaattaatttgaaaaattatttatttattacaaaaataaataattactgttTTGCTaattcaaaatagatttttccAAACATCTTTATACTACTTTGTATTCCTACCCTTGACAGTATTTTAAGGTGGGAttcggggaccatggacctataattctaagctccaataaactagattatttatGAGTCCCATCAACCAAATAATTCTTGTTTATTAATTCCatgattactccactataaatattgaattgaactcatagaattatatttactgaGTTTTACTGCAAtgtccattgatataatcaattccAGTTATTAGCCCTCTATGTATTGGTTCGTAATTAGTGTTATTCTAATTTTTGCCCACATGACGTGGTATGTCCACATAGGAAAGATAGATGACACGTGGAGTATAGCCTGTCAACATAGTTGAACCAAGTCATCATGCACAATTTATCAATTGATGAAGCGTCTGAATGCTTAAGCAGAACAAAGATACACTAAAATAGCCAACCAGGAGGGTCTTTGCCGGACCACCCCTGGCTGGCCAAAGAAGAGTATGTGTCGGCTAACCCTAAACAAAGGGTAGGTCGACCAACCTCTATAATGACAGCCAAAAAAAAGCTCAAACGTTTGGTGTTTCTATAGCCTTCACACTAGGTAGATCATGACTCATTCTTAATTGCGAAACCACTCCGACAACCCACCAAAGTAGGAGTTCAACTCCAAATATCTACCTATTTTTTAAGAAcaaataagtgtttattttctGTATATTTAAATATGTGAAAAAGAGGTAATATCTCCTCATTTTAAGGGATATCAGCCTATTTTGAACTAGATCTTTTGTAAGCTCTAACCTATATAAAGAGCATTAGGCCAGATCAAAAACCTAAGTTCTATGTTCTAAGCTCTCATCTCGAAACCCTAGTTCTCTCTCTACTACACGCCACCAGCGGTATACAAGAAAGTAAGTATGTTTCTCACGTCACTTATTTGAGATTTGTCTTACATTGTTCTCATTATTATGACATTCATAGAGAGCCACACTAGAAATTACATAGTAACATCCTGTAATTTGTGTGGTATTATCtctaaaattaatataactaaaaggggagtaggtcattacctgcTAATCAAGAGGATCAAACCTCTATAAATTGTTGTGtctattttgttacttttttttttatcatttacaCGTGGTGATTTCAATCATAAATAAGGCTCTGCTGCCAGTTGATCAAATCTGAGGTCAACAATTAGTTTTTGTCaaattactgttttacccttctaattacTTCTTTATCCTTTAGCTCTATTAATTCACTAGTGGAAGTATAATTTAAATCCCATCTAAATTTGTGCACAATATTCCAGTTCCAGAATTATCATATAAAAAGAACTAGTATTCGATCTGTTAGGAAAGTCAGGATTCTATAATTATAAATCATGTTCCCAACCATCTATATTATTAGATTCTCAAaatagaagttgtaagaattatcttctctgagaaactttaacgagtgaatcaaagaaagTAATAACATGAACAGGAGTTCATAATAACTCAGGATTTAGGCCGATCTACTATTGATCATCgttatgatatgaattaggtTTTTATAGTAAATAACATGTTCATAAAGATAGCTTCATTCATATCGGTCattgtcatatataatctctattatatacaaCACCTTCACTTTGATGTCTCACTGCATCTGTAATCCAAATTGAGATTACTTGCACGGAAGAACAGGCATCAGTGAACTGTACTAGCAGCCATTAATTAAAGATTTTATAACTTTAATATGTTACTAACTATTTTATTCATAGTTAAGTGGTCTTAGTTCTCTGTACAGCTACAAGCCACAACCTCATATATGAATAaggaattttttgatatttaatataaattattcaataataatattaataacttaACACTCATACATATATCAAATGTTAAACTCTTTATTTAAATAATCGAAAATGCCTTTACAAGCTTTTTAGGGCATGAACCCTAACAATCACAACTAACTAAAGATAACTCTATCTATGTTCACTTTTATTCAGACTATTGTGTGATAAAGGATCTGGCTACGAGGAAGGAACTATCTCGAGAAATGCTTAGGAATGGCCTCTATCAACTAAAACTTTGTAAGTCATGTTCCAGCCAAATCTCAAATCAATCTCAGTGTTTTTCAGTTTGTTTGAATTCCAAGAAGAGTCTAACCTCACTATCTAGTTATAAGAGTCAATCAAATGAGCATGTTACTGCTCAATCTTTGTTCGTTCAGTCAGTTAGTAATAGTAGTCCCACTCTTTGGCATATGAGGCTTGGTCATCCAAGCTTAAGTGTGATGAAAAATATGTTAATTGATGAGAAAGTTTGTTTCAAAGTTCAACCACAATTTTGTGATGCTTGCCATATTAGAAAATCCAAACATAAACACTATTACTTATCAACAAAAACAATCAACAAACCATCATCCACTCAGATATTTGGGGTCCCTCACAATTATTATCAAAAGATGGATATAGATACTATGTCCATTTTGTTGATGAGTTCAGTATTTTCACATGAAATTATCTTTTAACAATCAACTCTGATGTTAAAGAAAcctttattaattttcaaaaatttgctaaaagAAAACTTgatcataaaatcaaaattcttCACTCCAATTGGAGCGGTGAGTATAGAAGCTTAGTGCCATTTTTAAATTCTTTGGGAATTCACTTCAACCATCTTTGCTCACATACACATCCACAAAacagaaaatttaaaagaaaacacTGTCACATTGTAGAAATGGGCCTCACATTATTACTACAAGCCTGTATGCCACTTCATTATTGGTGGGAAGCCTTTAGCACTTTAGCCTTTCTAATAAACCATCTTTCCACTCCAACACTATCTCATAAATCTCCCATAGAAGTCTTATTTAAAGTTAAACCCAAACTTAGCTTCATTGTTGTAAGATCTTTTGAAGTAAAactttagaaattatttttttcaatgtggtatgttgtttaaaagtgatttttagattatcatttttcatttttttaacgTGATATATCTTTAGAAACATgatattttgagtttttttttctttctaattagCTATTGATTAACTAATATTTAATATggttaaaaatataaagaaaaaaaaaagagaaaaatgtgGTATTCgagttgagtttttttttttattaattattagattaATTGATATttaatgtgattaaaaaatatgaagaaagaaaaagattaaAGTAGAATAAAGTTAATTTAGACTCTCaacatgttattttttttcctttatagatgattaatttaagggtaaatactattttggactatgtgttttgcaaaagttacagattagaccctgtgttttgttaaatgacaaaatgaaccctgtattttctaaaatagtaaaaataggaccctgagcttaatttttgataactttttttttttaatacaatcaacttgaagacaatgcttaatacgaacagatacaaaaaatgtaaacagttttatcatataacacttttagatcggattataattaaactttattttgacaaaaaatcaattcagggtcctatttgtactattttagaaaatacaggattcattttgtcatttaacaaaatacagggtccaattggtaacttttgtaaaacagaaggtccaaaatggtatttacccttaatttaatgtgattaaaaaatgtaaaaaaaaaaataataaaaagactagaataaataaaactaatttaaacTTTTACATAACCATCACATTCCTCTcttttatatatcaaaatatttatataaacataCAAGTGAATACTAAACATAacactatataaaaatatgacacAAAATTGAGTATTCTAGAATGCACCTTCATAAAAGATTATTGATGCACCCTTACTTATTTCggcatccaaaaaaaaaaaaaaaattaatctaatttttttttatattcgtttacgttatagttatttaagatattttacaaaattttgaaaaatttaaaatacaatataaaaagtagtgttcaaacaatctatttcatatgcgtataaaataaaatagtcacgcgtgtaaCACACTATTTCATTCCTATTTttggagtgttaaatttttctaaatttcttaaaatttcgtaagatatcttaaataattataacgtacataatcataagaaaaaaaaactaactgaaaaattatttcaaatgtTAAAATAAATAGGAGTGTATTAATGCATCCATTTAAAGGGATTGCATTATAGaactttttaataaaattcaatataataattatatgatGTACTAGATAGACCCTCGAAGATCTTTTACATCACCTCTGCGGTGCCGTGTGCTAACCTCACTTACCAAGTACAGCAGTTAACATgttaattgttattattacaCTGCTTAAAGTAAGTTGGTACAATTATAACTTTGTTATAAAAATCTTTCCATATGGTATGAATGTATTTATTTGGtggtaaataaataaactttacTTACTTACTCGGCACCATGAGACAGACATCAAAAAATACTATAATAAATTCTAAAATAACCATGAAAGAATCGAAAATCTATTACATATTACACGTTTACAATCACCTTACTACTATACCTGTGCAACAACTATACACACACATACTCATGCAGATAAGATAGAACAGATTAAAacagaaaaaattacaaaatgtgGTCAAAAAGGGGGGGAAGAACCTGTGAAGAAAAGCAACTGGTTTGAAAAGAAAGTGTTTGAAAGCACACTATCTTCCTTGGACAAGACCACTAAATACTTGGCTTGTCCCGGCAAGAGTTGCTTCCCACTCCACAGACGAGAGGAGTATCTGCGACAGAGAAATCACCACTTGTTTCATGTCCGGCCTGTACATTGGATCGTCGTCAACACACTGTTTTGCCAGCATTGCCATCTACAAAACGAAACACAACAATCAGCGCAGAAAAAAAGAATCCCAGAAAGGAAATTATCCGTGTACAAATGTTCGAAAGTTCAGAGATTGTAcgaaaaaaatttctttttaacTCAACTCAGCAAATAGTAGATTAAAAGTTCAGTTTATCTGTAAAGGTTTTGTGGTCCACTTTTCAATGTGTCACATAATAAATAAAGGGAAGGCCTTTTTTGTATTTGATACATAGATATCATTATTATGTTTATGCTAGAGCACTTCATGATTCCCTTTTTCTGTTCATTTTCATGCCTCAATAATGAAAAGTTTCAAATCATAATGATTACCCTGTAGAATGAGATAattaaagtgaaaaaaaaaaagaaataccttgAATAAACAATCATGCGGATACAAATCCATCATGTTAGGATCAATGTAGTCTTTCATGTTTGCCATACTCACCGAGTCGGGTGCATTCTTTAGAGCTCCTAACATCTGAAATTTCAACAAATATTAGAAAgatttactaaataaaattgagggtggtaatgaaaataaatacttaatttcaGGAAGATAGTCGAAAATGTTCGCAGTACTTACAATGGATACCAGAGAACGCCTTTCAGGATTTTTATTGCTCATGCCTTCTGTTCGAATAGTGGCCTCTTTTCCAGATATAATCTCAAAAAGAACAactccaaaagcataaacatcacttttagccgTAGCACGACCATCACTTAAATATCTGCAcgtaaaatgataaattaagcAATTTGAACTACTTTTGAAGAACTTGTTAATTACAAAAATCGCGAGAACTATGAGCAAATTAACTTACTCTGGAGCTAGATAACCAAATGTACCAACAACTTTTGTTGTTGTGGCTTCCCCTTCATTTGTTATCCCTACAAGTTTTGCCAACCCAAAATCTGAAATCTAAATACAGAGAGAAGAAATGTTCAGCGCGATCCACACAACTTCTATATCCTAAAAACGCTATCAATGAGTTCCAGAAAGTTAGAACCTTTGCTCTAAAGGTGCCATCAAGCAAAATGTTGCTTGTTTTGATATCCCGGTGAACATAATGTGTTTTTGTGTGTTCATGTATGTACTCAAGACCTCTAGCAGCATCAAGTGCAATCTGAACTCTCATAATCCAGGACAGAGATGTATGACCTGTAATTAATCGTTCAAGGGGTTGATACAATAAACTATTGTTGGCTCAATCAAATACATAGAGAAGTTTGAATTTTCATGAATCAAAATGACAAGTAATTTTGACAGGAAATGCAAACATTCAGCAAGCTGAGATAGAGAGTTGGCgtgaattttttataattattatattatcatttttattaaGATCTTTCTAAATAAGTAAAATTCTCAACCAACTTCTTCAGAAACTTTCGATAAACAAGTGCGgttgtttaaaattttaattaaatttcaaagcATCTTATTTTATCTTATCCATTCACAAGATTTGGAAATCTCTGTTCTCCTGAAAATAAACTATCTAATCATTTACTTCTCTTCTTCAACTTTTTAGAAGTAAAAGGAAAAAGTTATGCAATACGAGCCCTACTCGCTACCCATGTAAGTAGATGATTCTAACAACTAATTATTTCTAGTGCCCACAAAAACACTGAATTGAATCTTACCATTGCTTTGAAGATCATGTAAATGATTTCTAAGTGAAcctttttgtgcatactcataTATGAGAAAGAGCTCGTCGTTAGTCGCTGCGTACCCAATCAATTCTACCTGGATAAAAAGAGCCAGATAGAAGTAAAGAATTTGAAATATTACAAGCATTCTAAAaccaagaagaaagaaaaaaaatcagacTAGGGTGAGTATATACCAGATTTGTATGATGAACCTTGCATAAAACTTTCATTTCTGCCAAAAATTCTTTAGTTTTTGTAGCTGTCATTCTTTTAATAGCAACTTCCTGTAACATTATACATAAGCATATACACATTTATTCAAATGCATCTTGTAAAAACATAGGAAAACAGACAGATGCAGACCTGGTCACGAAGGAGGCTGTAGTAAACAGATCCATATGTGCCATTCCCTAGAAGATTTGAATCAGAGAACCCGTCAGTTGAGGAATGTATTTCCTCGTACGTGAAAACCACAGGCTTCTCTACTTCAAATACATTAGTCCCAAGAGCTTCAATGAGTAAAGAAAACCAATCAGATATCTTTAAAGCTATAGGACAGGATCCTTTCATCAAATACTTCAGAAAAAGAAGATAGTTAGGATAGTAAACCTTTGGGAATTGTTATTGGGTGGCTTTTAGGCTCTCCATTAGGTTGTTTGTATTCTCCAGATTTGCCACTGATGTATCTTCCTGAACCACAACAGAAACTTGGCTTCCGAAGAATATGGAACCTATAAGAACTCTTGCCTTCCGAATCCTTTGACTGGCCTCTTCGCGCTTCGGTACAGCAGATTGATGGCCTCAGGGAAACATAGATCACTATACCTATCACAATGAGAGCAAGAACAAGCCCCAAACTCCCGACAATCCATATATACGGTGCATGAGCTTTATGAATTACTTGATTTTCTGGGGAAAAACGATAACTAAGTTACAATAGCTCACTGTCAACTGTCAGCTACAAGTAGTATTATGACTATTTTTCATTTGAACCAATGAGAAACCAAGAGGCATTACAAAAAATACAtctgaaaaaataattacagcGAGAAAACAATGGACTTTGCAAAATGCGGTAATTTTAGTTCATTATCACTCTCCctttattatacatatatagcaGTCATCACTGCCTATTTAATGTGATTTTATAGAAAAAACTAAGGGTGTGTTTGATTGGGAGAAATGAAATAGAGGAATAGGAAAGGGAATAAGAACCGGAATGGGAAAGGGAATAGAAATAGGATGGAATACAATTTAATATGATAAAAGAATTTATTGCTATTCTAACAAGTCACTACATTAAAATggcattccaatactttaaaatgcaaccaaacaaaggaatggaatgaaaatcaATTCATTACCCCCAACCAAACGTGTACAAAAACCACAAGACTAAAAGGTATTAGTTTAGCATTGCACTAAGAAGTCTTTTGAGGGTCAAAAGTCTAAGAAAAACAGtacaaaaataactataaaaatatcttGCAACTCTCCCCATCTTTTCTTCACAGGGATCACATGACATCTTGCATAAAGGTTGCAGTGCGATAATGATCTTTTCTTACAACTTTTAGAGCATTAAATTCCAAGGAAGCTAGAAAATAGGATACTAACTAgctatcatttttttaaatggTTTTATTATTTACGAAAAACAAATATTTAGCAACTCTCACCAGCCCCCAGCAATAATTTTAGATCTCATTGATTAAGATAAGATATGTAAAACCATACCTGAGAAAATGTCACTCAATGGTGCTGGCACAGGTGCAACGGGGGGATCAACGTTTATTGGGTAAGCATCACCAGGAACTataatttataagaaaaatacaGTCAGAAATCCGCTGCCAAAACAAAGAATTTCATCACTATTATAAGTCTCATCCAGAATGACAGGGCAAACAAACCTTTTGCATGTTTCATGATATGAAACACATAACATTACACTGCATGATAATACTACTCATAACAACATAATGATCAATCATGCGCTCATTCATTTGAGCACTTTTTAATCAACTGATAAAACGAACTTCTCACAGCTTAACATGCGCATCGTAGTTGGTACTAAAGACCAAAGCCTAAATGCAAAGGGTTCGAGTTTGCTTATCATAGAGAGTGATTTATGAGTAATTAATGATTTAATTCGTAGACGAAGAAGCCTTAAATAGGGGGATGAAGATTCACAGTTTCTTTCCATAGAACCATTATGGTCGCTACCTATTCATAGTCCTTTCTTTCTGCAATCTTAAGAATTATTGTTTACAACAAGAACAAAGG from Cannabis sativa cultivar Pink pepper isolate KNU-18-1 chromosome 4, ASM2916894v1, whole genome shotgun sequence carries:
- the LOC115713978 gene encoding lysM domain receptor-like kinase 3, with translation MNLGLAPFGILTCILLLLLLQARPLFSYPTPMNCTDTTRLCTSFLAFKPMENQTLSVIQSMFDVLPGDVTVEGAGGRGYVFIKKNCSCASTIKKYVTNTTFTVKSSNGLVHDMVMEAYNGLAIVPNTTRPAKYGAVVSLTLFCGCSSGLWNYLMSYVMESGDTIESLASRFGVSMDNIEKVNGIVNPNNVTAGSLFYIPLDSVPGDAYPINVDPPVAPVPAPLSDIFSENQVIHKAHAPYIWIVGSLGLVLALIVIGIVIYVSLRPSICCTEARRGQSKDSEGKSSYRFHILRKPSFCCGSGRYISGKSGEYKQPNGEPKSHPITIPKALGTNVFEVEKPVVFTYEEIHSSTDGFSDSNLLGNGTYGSVYYSLLRDQEVAIKRMTATKTKEFLAEMKVLCKVHHTNLVELIGYAATNDELFLIYEYAQKGSLRNHLHDLQSNGHTSLSWIMRVQIALDAARGLEYIHEHTKTHYVHRDIKTSNILLDGTFRAKISDFGLAKLVGITNEGEATTTKVVGTFGYLAPEYLSDGRATAKSDVYAFGVVLFEIISGKEATIRTEGMSNKNPERRSLVSIMLGALKNAPDSVSMANMKDYIDPNMMDLYPHDCLFKMAMLAKQCVDDDPMYRPDMKQVVISLSQILLSSVEWEATLAGTSQVFSGLVQGR